Genomic DNA from Deltaproteobacteria bacterium:
CGCGGACCTGGTTCCGGTCTCGATGTCCTCCTTGTACTCCTGTCCCGGCTCGCGCAGGTGCGTGTGCAGATCGACGAAGCCGGGCGCGAGCCAGAGCCCGTTGGCCTCGAACACCTCGTCGGGCACGCCCGCCGGCTCGCGGCCCAGAGCCACGATCCGACCGTCCTCGACATCGAGCGAGCCGAGCTCGTCCCGTCCGCTCGCCGGGTCGAGCAGGCGCGCGCCCGTGATGCGCAATCTGCTCATCGTCCGCCTCCGGTCAGCAGGTAGAGCACCGCCATGCGCACCGCCACTCCGTTGGTCACCTGGTCGAGGATCCGCGACGGCTCTGCGTCGGCGATGTCGCTCGCGATCTCGACGCCGCGGTTGATCGGGCCGGGATGCAGCACGATCGCCTCGGGCTTGGCGAGCGCGAGCGTGCGCGCATTCAGCCCGAAGGTGCCCGCGTACTCGCGAACCGAGGGGAACAGCGCGCCGGCCAGGCGCTCCTGCTGGATCCGCAGCATCACGATCACGTCGGCTCCGGGCAGCGCTTCGGCCATCGAGTAGCAGGGCTTCACGCCCATCCCCTCGATTCCCGCGGGCATCATCGTCGGCGGCGCGGCGACGCGAACCTCGGCGCCCAGCTTGGTGAAGCAGTGGATGTCGGAGCGCGCCACGCGGCTGTGCGAGATGTCCCCCACGATCGCCACGACCCGTCCTTCGAGCGAGCCGAGCGACTGGCGCAGCGTGAAGGCGTCGAGCAGCGCCTGGGTCGGATGCTCGTGGCAGCCGTCGCCCGCATTCACGACCGGCACCCGAACGCGCTCGGCCAGCATGTGCGGCACGCCCGCCACCGAGTCGCGCACGACGAGCACGTCGGCGCTCATCGCGGCGAGATTCCTCGCCATGTCCGCGAGGGTCTCCGCCTTCGAGAGACTCGACCCGGAGCGGGTCACGTTGATCGCGTCGGCCGAGAGCCGCTTGGCCGCGATCTCGAAGCTCACGCGCGTGCGCGTCGACGACTCGAGGAAGACGTTGATCACGGTCCGTCCGCGCAGCGTCGGAACCCGCTTGATCTCGCGCTGCGAGATCTCGAGCATCGCCTCCGACGTCTCGAGCACGCGCTCGATCTCGTCGCGGCTCATCTCCTCGATGCCGAGCAAGTGCCTCATACGACCACGACCTCGAGCTCGCCGTCCGCCCGCTTGCGCAGCACGACCTGCTCCGCGCGCGCGGTCGGGATGTTCTTGCCCACGAAGTCGACCTTGATCGGCAGCTCGCGGTGGCCGCGATCGACCAGCGTCGCCACTTGGATCGAGGCCGGCCGTCCGAAGTCGAGCACCGCGTCCATGGCCGCGCGGATGGTGCGGCCGGTGAACATCACGTCGTCGACCAGCACGACGCGCTTCCCGTCGACGGAGAACGGCATTCGCGTCGGCCGGGGCATGGGGCGCACTCCGCGCGCGACGACGTCGTCGCGGTAGAGCGTGATGTCGAGCGCGCCGAGCGGAATCGTCCGCGTCGAGAGCTGCTCGAGGCGCGCGGTCACGAGCTTGGCGACCGGCTCGCCGCCTCTAACGATCGCGACGACGACGAGCTCCGAGACGTCCGGCTGGCTCTCGAGGATCTCGTGCGCGATCCGGGTCGTGGCGCGCTGGATTCCCGCGGCGTCGAGGACGACACGGCCCTTGGCGAGCTCTCGCTCGGGTCCGCGCTCGGCCGCGGTCTGGGATCCTGCCGGAGTCTCCGGGTTGCTCATTTCCGCCTTTGCCCACCTCTCGGGATGGGTTTAAAAGGAGTCGGCGCGAAGCCTATCCGACGCGCTCCGGAGCGTCAATCTGCCGGGCCGCCGACCTTGCTCCCGATGCGGCCCCAGCGGATCTCCTCGACTTGGAACGTCACCACTCGCCAGAGCGTGAAGAACAGATCGCCGATGAAGCTGCGCGGCGCCTGCTCCGCCGAGGCGACGACCCAGGACCAATGGATCAGAAACGCGCGGCCCTTGATCTGCTCCGGCGAGACGAACGGGTGATCCCAGAGCCGGCTGTCGCGGGAGTTGTCGCGGTTGTCGCCCATCATGAAGTAGTGGCCTTCCGGGACGAGCCATGGCCCGCGCCGGTCGGCGGGTCCGGCGATCTGCCCCGGGGCCTGCAGGACCGTGTACTCCAGGCCCTCGGGATTCCGCTCCCGGTAGCGTGCGGCCGAGCCCGGACTCGAAGATCCGTCCGACGGCATCGCGTACGCGCCCTCGTCGATGCGATCGACGAGCTGGCCGTTCAGCCAGAGCCTGCGGTCGATGATCTGGATCCGGTCGCCGGGCAATCCGATCACGCGCTTGATGTAGTCCTGGCTCGGATCGTCGGGCCAGCGGAACACGACCACGTCCCCGCGCGAGGGCGGACGCTCGCCGAAGAGCAGCGTGCCGGTGATCGGCAGGCGCACGCCGTAGGAGAACTTGTTCACCAGCACGTAATCGCCGACCAGAAGCGTGGGGATCATCGATCCGGACGGGATCTTGAACGGCTCGACCACGAAGGAGCGAATCGCCAGCGCGATCAGCGCAGCCCAGAGAATCGCGCGCAGCGTCTCGAAGCGCGGCTTCGCGGGCGCGCCGGCTTCGGTCGATTCGGATTTCGCCACGCTGCCCCGCCTACTCGTCGCTCGAGAGCACGGCGAGGAACGCCGCCTGGGGGATTTCCACGCGTCCGATCTGCTTCATGCGCTTCTTGCCTTCCTTCTGCTTCTCGAGCAGCTTCTTCTTGCGCGTGATGTCTCCGCCGTAACACTTCGCGGTGACGTTCTTGCGCAGCGCCTTCACGTTCACGCGCGCCACCACCTTCGTGCCAATCGCGGCCTGCAGCGCGACCTCGTACATCTGGCGCGGGATGTGCTCTTTCATGCGCGCGATCAGCGCGAGACCGCGCCGGTAGGCCGAGTCCCGGTGGACGATGATCGAGAGCGCATCGACCGCCTCGGAGTTCACCAGCACGTCCACCTTGACCAGGTCCTCGGGCGCGAAGCCGATCAGGTCGTAGTTCATCGACGCGTAGCCGCGGCTCACGGATTTGAGCCGGTCGTAGAAGTCGACCGCGACCTCGGCCAGCGGCAGGTCGTAGCGAAGCACCGCGCGCCGGTCGCTGTGCACGATCAGATCTCGCTGGATCCCGCGCCGCTCCTCGCAGAGCTGGAGCACCGCACCGAGGTACGGCGTCGGCATGTGGATCTGCGCCAGGATGCGCGGCTCGAGGATCTCCTCGATCTCGTTGGGATCCGGCAGATCGCTCGGTCGGTGCAGCTCGAACTCGCTACCGTCCGTCCGCTTCACGCGGTACACCACGGTCGGGGCGGTGATGATCAGGTCGAGCCCGAACTCGCGCTCCAGGCGCTCCTGCGCGATCTCCATGTGCAGCAGGCCCAGGTAGCCGCAGCGGAAGCCGAAGCCGAGCGCGCCGCTGGTCTCGGGCTCGGCGCTCATCGACGAGTCGTTCAGCTGCAGCTTCTCGAGCGCCGCACGCAGCGCCTCGTAGCTGCCCGTGTCCGCCGGATACAGGCCGCTCCAGACCATCGGCTGCATCGGCTTGAAACCCTCGAGCGGAACGGTCGCGGGCCGCGCGGCGTCGGTGAGCGTGTCGCCGATCCGCACCGCTTTCGGGTCGCGAATGCTCGCCGCGACCACCCCGACCTCGCCCACGCCGACCGACTCGATCGGCTTCACGCGGAGCTGTGGAACACCGAGAAGCGTCACGTCGTGATCGCGTCCGGACGAGAGCAGCCGCACCCGCGAGCGCTTCGCGAGCTCGCCGTCGACGATGCGCACCAGCATCGTCGCGCCCAGGAACGGGTCGTACCAGCTGTCGAAGATCAAGCCGCGGAGCGGCGCATCGGGATCGCCCTTCGGCGGCGGGATCTTCGCGACGATCGCCTCGAGGATCGCGGGCACGCCCTGCCCGGTCTTCGCCGACACCGCGAGCGCCTCGTCCGCCGGAATCCCGACGATGTCCTCGATCTCGCGGACGGCGCGCTCGAGGTCGGCGTTGGGCAGGTCGATCTTGTTGATCACCGGAATCAGCTCGATTCCGGCGGCGATCGCGAGCTCGGCATTCGCCACCGTCTGCGCCTCGACGCCCTGCGCGGCGTCGACGACCAGAAGCGCCCCCTCGCACGCCGCCAGCGACCGGGAGACCTCGTAGTGGAAGTCGACGTGGCCGGGGGTGTCGATCAGGTTCAGCACGTAGTCCTGGCCGTCGGCCGCCCGGTAGCTCATGCGCACGGTCTGCGCCTTGATCGTGATCCCGCGCTCGCGCTCCAGATCCATGCTGTCCGTCATCTGATCGGTGCGGTCGCGCAAGGCGACCGTCTCGGTCAGCTCGAGCAGGCGATCCGCGAGCGTCGACTTGCCGTGGTCGATGTGCGCGATGATCGCGAAGTTGCGGATCCTGGCGGCGGCGATGCTCACGCTTTGGAACGTCCGAGCTCGGCCTCGAAATAGGGCAGCGTCCGGCGCAGGCCCTCGTCGGGCGTGACCGCGGGCTCCCAGCCGAGCACGCGCCGCGCCAGGCTGATGTCGGGCCGGCGCACCTTCGGATCGTCGGGCGGCAGGTCGCGGTGCACCACGCTCGCGCTCACGCCCGCGATCTTGGCGATCCGCTCCGCGACCTCGAGCACGGTCATCTCCTGGGGATTTCCGATGTTGACCGGACCGACGTAGTCGCAGGCGAGCAGGCGCACGATGCCCTCGACCAGGTCCGAGACGTAGTTGATGCTTCGCGTCTGCTGGCCGTCGCCGAAGACCGTGAGATCCTCGCCGCGCAGCGCCTGGCTGAAGAACGCGGGAATCATGCGGCCGTCGTCGGGCCGCATTCCGGGTCCGTAGGTGTTGAAGATGCGCACGATGCGGACGTCGACGCCGTGATAGCGGTGGTAGGCCATCGTCATCGCCTCGGCGAAGCGCTTGGCCTCGTCGTAGACGCCGCGGATGCCGACCGGGTTCACGTTTCCCCAGTACGTTTCCGGCTGCGGGTTCACCTCCGGATCGCCGTAGCACTCCGAGGTCGAGGCCAGCAGGAAGCGCGCGCCCTTCTCCTTGGCGACGCCGAGCGCGTTGTGCGTGCCGAGCGCGCCGACCTTCAGGATCTGGATCGGAAGTCGCTCGAAGTCGATCGGGCTCGCGGGCGATGCGAAGTGCAGCACCGCGTCGAGCGGCCCGGGAACGTGGATGAAGTTCGTCACGTCGTGCTTCACGAAGCGGAAGCGATCCTGGCCGAACAGGTCCTCGATGTTCCGGAGCCGGCCGGTGAGCAGATTGTCCATGCACACGACTTCCCAGCCGTCGGCGAGGAAACGCCGGCACAGGTGCGAGCCGATGAAGCCGGAGCCTCCCAGGATCAGCGCCCTACGCATCCCGTCCCTCCCGTTCCGCGTCGAGGTATCCCCCGAGCGCCTCGCGCCAGTGTGGCAGCGAAAGACCCAGCCCCCGCGCCCGCTCGAGCCCGAGCACGCCGTACGCCGGCCGCGCGGCCGGCCGCGGCATCTCGCGGCTCGGGATCGCGAGCACCTCGACGCGCGGATTCAATCCGCGTCGAGCACCCTCGTCGACGACCGCGCGCGCGAAATCGAACCACGATGCCACTCCCTCGCAGGCGAGATGGAGTCGCCCGCGGGCGCCGACCTCGACCGCTCGGAAGATCGCGCGTGCCAGCGCCGTCGTCCACGTCGGCCGGCCGAGCTGATCCTCGACCACGCGAAGCGGTCCGCCCTGCGCCGCGGCGCGCAGGATCGTCCGAACGAAGTTCGGCCCCGGCCCGAAGACCCACTGGGTACGGACGACCAGAAACTCGCCGCCGGCGCGGGCGACCGCTCGTTCGCCCTCGAGCTTGCTGCGCCCGTACACGCCGGCAGGTGCGGTCCGGGCGTTCTCGGGAATCGGCTTGTGTGCGCGGCCGCCGAACACGTAGTCCGTCGAGACGTGCACGAGCAGCGGCCCGCCCGCGCAGGCGGCAGCGAGCACCTCGGGCCCGACGGCGTTGGCCCGCCGCGCGGTCTCCGGCTCGCTCTCGCAGCGATCGACGGCGGTGAACGCAGCGCAGTTCAGGACCACGTCGGGACGAAGCCGCACTAGCGCAGCCTTCACCGACGCAGCATCCGCGATGTCGAGCTCGTCGTGGCGTGCGCCCAGCGCGCAGATCCGGTTCGCGCCCGCGAGCGCCAGGACTGCGCGGCCCAGCTGGCCGCCCGCCCCCGTCACGAGCCAACGCGAAGCCGGCGTCGCGTCGGCTGGCGAGCTCTCGGCCATCCGACTCACTCCGATGTCGCCCAGGTATCGAAGCCGACGCCACGCAAACGCTTGGCGAGATCCTCCGAGCTCTCTCCCGTGCCGGGCCGGACGCGCACGCGGAAGCGGCCGTTCTGGGCCGCAGGCTGGCTCACGTACGCGTCGAAGCCGCTGCCCCCGAGCTTTGCGACCAGCTCCTCGGCCGGCTTGCGCTCGACGAACGAGGCGACCTGCACGACGGCGCTCTGCGGCCGCGGAGCAGCCGGTGGCTCGGCAGGATCGCCGGCAGGCACGGGTGGCGGCTCGGCGACAGGAGCTGCGGCGACTGGCGGCGCAGGCTCGAGCTCGGCGGGGGGAACCCGCTCGGGCGGCGGCTCGAGCTCTGGCTCCGGCTTCGCTTCGGCAGGCTCGCCCGAGGGCTTCGGCCGTTTGCCCTCTTGCAGCTCTCCGAAGCGCTCCAGCGGAGCGCTCGCCGCGGATCCCGCCGCCTTCGCGGGGGCGGGCGTGCCGAGCTCGACCGTCTCGACCGGCCCGCGCAGCCGCTCGAGCAGAAGTCGCGGCGTCTCGGTGAGCGAGCCGATCACGATTCCGAGGCAGGCGCCCAATGCGATCAGCCCGGCACCGTAGGCGAAGCGCAGCAGCAGAGCGCCGGTCGGCCGGCCGCGAGTCCCGCGCTCCTCGTCGTCGTGTCTGGGCATCCGCTACATCCTCTCCGGCGCCTCGATGCCGAGCAGCCCGAGGCCGCTGGCGAGCGCAATTCGCACCGCCGAAACCAGGGCGAGCCGAGCGCTCGACAGCTCGCGGTCCTGTGACACCACCCGGTGCCGCTTCCCGTCCGAGACGTAGGTGTTGAAGCCGTTCGCGAGCTCGAGCAGGTAGCGCGCGATCTCCTGGGGCTCGCGCTCGTCCGCGGCGTGCCGGACCGTGTCGGGCCAGCGGCCGAGCAGCTTGGCGAGCTCGATCTCCTCGGGCGACACCAAGAGGTGAAGCGGAAGGCCGCCGGGATCGGCCGCGAGCACGAGCCCTTCGTCGGCCGCCTTGCGCAGGATGCTCGACAGGCGCGCGTGCGCGTACTGGACCTTGTAGACGGGATTGCGGTCGGATCGCTCCGCGGCGAGATCCAGGTCGAAGTCCAGGTGCGTGTCCGCACGGCGCTCGACCATGAAATAGCGGAACACGTCGCGGCCGACCTTCGCCAGCACCTCGTCGACGCTGACGAACCTGGCCGCCCGCGTGGACATCTTCACGAGCTCGCCGGCCTGGCGCAGGTTCACCCACTGGTACATGACGAGCTCGACCCGGCCGGCGTCACAGCCGAGCGCCTCGAGCGCGGACTTCACGTACGGGAACTGCGCGATGTGATCCGGGCCGAGAACGTCGATCACGGTCTCGAAGCCGCGCTGCAGCGTCTCGCGGTGATAGGCGACGTCGGGGAGCAGATACGTCGCTTCGCCGGTGGACTTCACGAGCACGCGATCGCGCTCGAGCCCGAAGCCCGTCGAGCGCAGCCAGACCGCGCCCTCCTGCTCGAAGACCAGACCGCGCGCGCGCAGGTCCGCGATCGTCGTCTCCACCAGGCCGCGCTCGAAGAGCGTGTGCTCGTTGAAGTAGGAGTCGAAGCGGACCCCCAGGCTCGCGAGCGTCCGCTCGATCTCGGCGAAGATCGCCCCGACCGCGCGCTCCCGGAAGCGGCCTTCGTCGGCCGCGCGGAATCCCTCGCCGACCTCGTCGACCAGGGCGCGCGCGATCTCGACCAGGTACTCGCCCTGATAGCCCTCCTCCGGCAGCTCCGCGGCGTCGCCGAGAAGCTGCAGGTAACGCGCGCGAAGCGACTGCGCGAGCACGCGCATCTGGCGGCCCGCATCGTTGAAATAGTACTCGCGCGTGACCTTGTGACCGGTCGCTTCGAGCAGGCGCGCGATGCAGTCACCAAGCACCGCGTTGCGGCCGTGTCCGATCGTGAGCGGCCCGGTCGGATTGGCCGAGACGAACTCGACCATCACCGCCTTGCCCTGCCCCGCGTCGCTGCGCCCGAAGCAATCCCCCTCGCGCAGGATTCGCGAGACGACCGCGTGCCAGCGGTTGCGCGCGAGGAAGAAGTTCAGGAAGCCCGGCCCCGCGATCTCGGTGCGCTCGAGCACGCCGCTCTCGTCGAGAAGCGCGGCCTGCAGCAGCTCCGCCACCGCGCGCGGCGGGCGACGCATCGGCTTGGCCAGGGCGAGCGCAGCGTTCGACGCGAAGTCCCCGTGCTCGATCGTCTTGCCGGGCACGACCGACAGCGTCTCGACGAGCGCCAGCGCGTCGGGCGCATGCTCGCGCAGGACGCGCTCCGCCGCCGCCTCGAGGAGCTTCTGGACCTCGTCACGCATGGCTGGTTCGGGTAGCTCGTAGCCCGGCGGCGGTCAATCTCGCGTTCGCTCCGCCGGAGCGGGGGGGCGCGGCAATCGGACCACGATCTCGCCCGGGCGGACCATGCCCAGCGACTCGCGCGCAACGGTCTCGATCTCGACCGGATCGGAGCGCAGCCGCTCGGCGCGGAGCTGCAGGTCGGCGCGCTCCTCGTGCAGCCGGTCCAGTCGCAGATCCGCCTCGTCGAGCTCCGTCTGCAGCTGCATGACGGCGCGGAGGCCGCTGTTCGCGTCGTGGAAGAGCGCGCCCGCGGCGCCGAGAAGCGCGGCCAGAGGTCCGATCCAGAAGAGCGCCCGCAGCGACGTGCGCTGTTCGACTCCCTGCGGCTCGTCGGCCACCGCTACCCCCCTTCCGAGCTCGGACGCTCGCCCGACGCGAGCGCATGCCGGATCGCGCGAAGATAGCGCGGGTCGTCCCAATTCTGAGGGCCCACGAAGCGTTCGAGCACTCGCCCCTGGCGGTCCACCAGGAACGTCTCGGGTACGCCCGAGACCTGGTACGCGGAGTACACACGTTTGTGGGGGTCGCGCGGGATCGGGAACGTGAGGCCGAGCTCGCGGACGAATCGTTCGACCGCGGCCTCGTCCTGCTCGGAGTCCACCGAGATGCCGAGCACCTCGAAGCCCTCCGCGCGCGCGGCCCGGTACAGCCGTTCCAGCGAGGGGGCCTCTTCCCGACACGGCGCGCACCAAGTCGCCCAGAAGTTCACGAACACGACCCGACCGCGAAACGCCTCGAGGCTCGTGCTCCCGCCGTCCGCGAAGGGCAGCGAGAAGGGCGGCGCGGCCGAGCCGGGTCGCAGCGAGGGGCGGGACGGCTCCCTGAGCCAGGCGAGGACGGCGATGCCCGCCGCGAACACCGCCACGGCCGCGAGCAGGACGCCGACGCGGCTGCGATTCGGACTCAATGGCCCGCGTCGGCTCCCGATCCGGCCGACTTCTGCATGTCCACGAGCTGGATCAGCGACATCTCGGCGTTGTCACCGTGGCGTGTACCCAGCTTGAAGATCCGCGTGTAGCCGCCCGGCCGAGCGCCGTAGCGCGGAGCCAGCTGATCGAAGAGCTTCTTCGCGACGGCCTTGCTGCGGATCGTCTCGAGCGCCCTGCGGCGCGAGGCGAGCGTTCCCCGCTTGCCGAGCGTGATCATCCGCTCGGCCAGCCGGCGCACCTCCTTCGCCTTGGCCGTGGTCGTGCGCACCTCTTCGTGCTCGAGCAGCGACGTGACGAGGTTGCGCAGCATCGCACGGCGGTGCGAAGGGCTGCGGGACAGTTTTCGGTTGGCATTGCTATGACGCATGGCGTCCTCTCAGGCGTGGGCATCCTCGCGCATCCGGTCGAGCTCCTTGCGCGCGGGGAAGCTGTCGAGCCTCATTCCGAACTCGAGTCCGAGCCCGGCGAGGACCTCCTTGATCTCGTTCAACGACTTGCGGCCGAAGTTCTTGGTCTTCAGCATCTCCGACTCGCTGCGCTGGACCAGCTCGCCGATGTACTTGATGTTGGCGTTCTGCAGGCAGTTCGCGGAGCGCACCGAGAGCTCTAGCTCGTCCACCGGACGATAGAGGATCTCGTTGGGCGCCAGGATCGGCGCGGGGCCGGGCACAGGGTACTCGGCCTGCTCCTCGAAGTTGATGAAGATCGAGAGCTGGTCCTTGAGGATCTTGGCCGAGAACGCGAGCGCATCGCCCGGGCTCACCGAGCCGTCGGTCCAGATCTCGAGCACCAGCCGGTCGTAGTCGGTCTCGCGTCCGATTCGCGCGTTGGTGACGGTGTAGTTCACCTTGCGCACCGGCGAGAAGATCGAGTCGATCGGAATGGTCCCGATCGGCTGCTCCTCCTTGGCGTTCTTCTCCGCGAGCACGAAGCCCTTGCCGACCTCGACGGTCGCGGTGAGGGAGAACTCCGCGTCCTGGGAGAGGGTCGCGACGTGGTGGCCGGGCTCGAGGATCTCGACCGTCTGGTCCGGCGACGTGAAGTCGCCCGCCGTCACCGGTCCCGCGCCCGACTTCTTGATCTGGATCTGCTTCGGTCCGAGCGCGTTCGCGCGCAGCCGAACCTCCTTCAGATTCAGGATCACGTCGGTCACGTCCTCGAGGACGCCCGGAATCGTGCTGAACTCGTGCTGCACTCCCTCGATCCGGATCGAGGTGATCGCCGCGCCCTGCAGCGACGACAGGAGCACACGGCGCAGCGAGTTACCCAGCGTCAGGCCGAAGCCACGCTCGAGTGGAGCGCACTCGAACCTTCCGTAGGTCGACGAGAGATTGTCCTCGACGTCGATTCGCCGCGGTCGAATCAGCGTCTGCCAGTTTCTGACCATGAGTTCGACGTTCATGCGTCTCCTCCGGTGATGTTCCGAGATGGGTGGGAATGCAGGTGCGGGCGCGTCCGATCGCGCCCGCGTCGACTAGCGGGAGTAGAGCTCGATGATGAGCTGCTCCTGGATCGGAAGCGTGATCTCGTCGCGGACCGGATCGCCGAGGATCGTACCCTGCTTCTGGGCCTTGTCGACCGAGAGCCAGCTCGGCACGCTCCGACTCTCCAGCGCGGCGAGCGCGCCCTCGATCCGGGCGGCCTTCTGGCCGCGCTCGGTGAGCTCGACCTTGTCGCCCTTGCGCACGCGGTACGACGGTATGTCGACGCGCTTGCCGTTGACGGCGAAGTGACCGTGCCGGA
This window encodes:
- a CDS encoding aspartate carbamoyltransferase catalytic subunit, with the translated sequence MRHLLGIEEMSRDEIERVLETSEAMLEISQREIKRVPTLRGRTVINVFLESSTRTRVSFEIAAKRLSADAINVTRSGSSLSKAETLADMARNLAAMSADVLVVRDSVAGVPHMLAERVRVPVVNAGDGCHEHPTQALLDAFTLRQSLGSLEGRVVAIVGDISHSRVARSDIHCFTKLGAEVRVAAPPTMMPAGIEGMGVKPCYSMAEALPGADVIVMLRIQQERLAGALFPSVREYAGTFGLNARTLALAKPEAIVLHPGPINRGVEIASDIADAEPSRILDQVTNGVAVRMAVLYLLTGGGR
- the pyrR gene encoding bifunctional pyr operon transcriptional regulator/uracil phosphoribosyltransferase PyrR gives rise to the protein MSNPETPAGSQTAAERGPERELAKGRVVLDAAGIQRATTRIAHEILESQPDVSELVVVAIVRGGEPVAKLVTARLEQLSTRTIPLGALDITLYRDDVVARGVRPMPRPTRMPFSVDGKRVVLVDDVMFTGRTIRAAMDAVLDFGRPASIQVATLVDRGHRELPIKVDFVGKNIPTARAEQVVLRKRADGELEVVVV
- the lepB gene encoding signal peptidase I, whose amino-acid sequence is MAKSESTEAGAPAKPRFETLRAILWAALIALAIRSFVVEPFKIPSGSMIPTLLVGDYVLVNKFSYGVRLPITGTLLFGERPPSRGDVVVFRWPDDPSQDYIKRVIGLPGDRIQIIDRRLWLNGQLVDRIDEGAYAMPSDGSSSPGSAARYRERNPEGLEYTVLQAPGQIAGPADRRGPWLVPEGHYFMMGDNRDNSRDSRLWDHPFVSPEQIKGRAFLIHWSWVVASAEQAPRSFIGDLFFTLWRVVTFQVEEIRWGRIGSKVGGPAD
- the lepA gene encoding elongation factor 4 translates to MAAARIRNFAIIAHIDHGKSTLADRLLELTETVALRDRTDQMTDSMDLERERGITIKAQTVRMSYRAADGQDYVLNLIDTPGHVDFHYEVSRSLAACEGALLVVDAAQGVEAQTVANAELAIAAGIELIPVINKIDLPNADLERAVREIEDIVGIPADEALAVSAKTGQGVPAILEAIVAKIPPPKGDPDAPLRGLIFDSWYDPFLGATMLVRIVDGELAKRSRVRLLSSGRDHDVTLLGVPQLRVKPIESVGVGEVGVVAASIRDPKAVRIGDTLTDAARPATVPLEGFKPMQPMVWSGLYPADTGSYEALRAALEKLQLNDSSMSAEPETSGALGFGFRCGYLGLLHMEIAQERLEREFGLDLIITAPTVVYRVKRTDGSEFELHRPSDLPDPNEIEEILEPRILAQIHMPTPYLGAVLQLCEERRGIQRDLIVHSDRRAVLRYDLPLAEVAVDFYDRLKSVSRGYASMNYDLIGFAPEDLVKVDVLVNSEAVDALSIIVHRDSAYRRGLALIARMKEHIPRQMYEVALQAAIGTKVVARVNVKALRKNVTAKCYGGDITRKKKLLEKQKEGKKRMKQIGRVEIPQAAFLAVLSSDE
- a CDS encoding SDR family oxidoreductase gives rise to the protein MRRALILGGSGFIGSHLCRRFLADGWEVVCMDNLLTGRLRNIEDLFGQDRFRFVKHDVTNFIHVPGPLDAVLHFASPASPIDFERLPIQILKVGALGTHNALGVAKEKGARFLLASTSECYGDPEVNPQPETYWGNVNPVGIRGVYDEAKRFAEAMTMAYHRYHGVDVRIVRIFNTYGPGMRPDDGRMIPAFFSQALRGEDLTVFGDGQQTRSINYVSDLVEGIVRLLACDYVGPVNIGNPQEMTVLEVAERIAKIAGVSASVVHRDLPPDDPKVRRPDISLARRVLGWEPAVTPDEGLRRTLPYFEAELGRSKA
- the rfbD gene encoding dTDP-4-dehydrorhamnose reductase, with protein sequence MAESSPADATPASRWLVTGAGGQLGRAVLALAGANRICALGARHDELDIADAASVKAALVRLRPDVVLNCAAFTAVDRCESEPETARRANAVGPEVLAAACAGGPLLVHVSTDYVFGGRAHKPIPENARTAPAGVYGRSKLEGERAVARAGGEFLVVRTQWVFGPGPNFVRTILRAAAQGGPLRVVEDQLGRPTWTTALARAIFRAVEVGARGRLHLACEGVASWFDFARAVVDEGARRGLNPRVEVLAIPSREMPRPAARPAYGVLGLERARGLGLSLPHWREALGGYLDAEREGRDA
- a CDS encoding SPOR domain-containing protein, with amino-acid sequence MPRHDDEERGTRGRPTGALLLRFAYGAGLIALGACLGIVIGSLTETPRLLLERLRGPVETVELGTPAPAKAAGSAASAPLERFGELQEGKRPKPSGEPAEAKPEPELEPPPERVPPAELEPAPPVAAAPVAEPPPVPAGDPAEPPAAPRPQSAVVQVASFVERKPAEELVAKLGGSGFDAYVSQPAAQNGRFRVRVRPGTGESSEDLAKRLRGVGFDTWATSE
- a CDS encoding arginine--tRNA ligase, yielding MRDEVQKLLEAAAERVLREHAPDALALVETLSVVPGKTIEHGDFASNAALALAKPMRRPPRAVAELLQAALLDESGVLERTEIAGPGFLNFFLARNRWHAVVSRILREGDCFGRSDAGQGKAVMVEFVSANPTGPLTIGHGRNAVLGDCIARLLEATGHKVTREYYFNDAGRQMRVLAQSLRARYLQLLGDAAELPEEGYQGEYLVEIARALVDEVGEGFRAADEGRFRERAVGAIFAEIERTLASLGVRFDSYFNEHTLFERGLVETTIADLRARGLVFEQEGAVWLRSTGFGLERDRVLVKSTGEATYLLPDVAYHRETLQRGFETVIDVLGPDHIAQFPYVKSALEALGCDAGRVELVMYQWVNLRQAGELVKMSTRAARFVSVDEVLAKVGRDVFRYFMVERRADTHLDFDLDLAAERSDRNPVYKVQYAHARLSSILRKAADEGLVLAADPGGLPLHLLVSPEEIELAKLLGRWPDTVRHAADEREPQEIARYLLELANGFNTYVSDGKRHRVVSQDRELSSARLALVSAVRIALASGLGLLGIEAPERM
- a CDS encoding septum formation initiator family protein, coding for MADEPQGVEQRTSLRALFWIGPLAALLGAAGALFHDANSGLRAVMQLQTELDEADLRLDRLHEERADLQLRAERLRSDPVEIETVARESLGMVRPGEIVVRLPRPPAPAERTRD
- a CDS encoding TlpA family protein disulfide reductase, giving the protein MGSRRGPLSPNRSRVGVLLAAVAVFAAGIAVLAWLREPSRPSLRPGSAAPPFSLPFADGGSTSLEAFRGRVVFVNFWATWCAPCREEAPSLERLYRAARAEGFEVLGISVDSEQDEAAVERFVRELGLTFPIPRDPHKRVYSAYQVSGVPETFLVDRQGRVLERFVGPQNWDDPRYLRAIRHALASGERPSSEGG
- a CDS encoding 50S ribosomal protein L17; translation: MRHSNANRKLSRSPSHRRAMLRNLVTSLLEHEEVRTTTAKAKEVRRLAERMITLGKRGTLASRRRALETIRSKAVAKKLFDQLAPRYGARPGGYTRIFKLGTRHGDNAEMSLIQLVDMQKSAGSGADAGH
- a CDS encoding DNA-directed RNA polymerase subunit alpha; translation: MVRNWQTLIRPRRIDVEDNLSSTYGRFECAPLERGFGLTLGNSLRRVLLSSLQGAAITSIRIEGVQHEFSTIPGVLEDVTDVILNLKEVRLRANALGPKQIQIKKSGAGPVTAGDFTSPDQTVEILEPGHHVATLSQDAEFSLTATVEVGKGFVLAEKNAKEEQPIGTIPIDSIFSPVRKVNYTVTNARIGRETDYDRLVLEIWTDGSVSPGDALAFSAKILKDQLSIFINFEEQAEYPVPGPAPILAPNEILYRPVDELELSVRSANCLQNANIKYIGELVQRSESEMLKTKNFGRKSLNEIKEVLAGLGLEFGMRLDSFPARKELDRMREDAHA